ATCTCTACGCGTGGACTCACCAACAACAGGCGGTCACTGCCGTATTTTTCAGGCAATTTAATGTCGTTTTGTTCAAAAGCCATCGAAAAATTGCCCCAGGGCTGCGCCCGATAATTCATTTCTACGCTGTATTGCTGTAGCGTACCGTTGTAAAATCCCCCCGAACGCAGGCTGGTCGTATAATAAAATTTCTTCCGATAATCAGAACTGTACGTCAGACTGTATTGCCGGTACCGGTAGTGATTGGCCGGTAAGGCATACTCACTGTCGGTAAATGTGAACGGGAACAGGGCATTGACAAAGTTGTAATCATACCGAACCTGCAAATTGCTCGTGTTCTGAAACTGCATAGAATATTGAAGGCCCGTTGAATGCTCTCCCAATACCCCGTTGGGATTCCACAATAAAAATGTTTCTGCACCGAAAGTGTGCATATTGACTTTGCCTTTTTTGGGTCGAATCGTATATTCGGTTTCGCTGTATATTTGTTGGTAGCCGAGCCGAATGGTGGTATCTGATTGAATTTTTCCAAACTTGTCTAACCGAAATGTTGCATTTTCGATGCGATTTAGAAAGCCCATGTCGGCATAATAATTCGTCCCCATCCCAAAGTAATCGGCAAAAAAACTCAGGTTGCGGCCAAAATACCCGAAGCCCAACTGTTTCACGTCATTGTTTTTGGAGATGTCCGGTTTTTGGGAAAGGTGATACCCTGCCCACGCTGACAGATCCCCCTTGACGTTGGAATACGTAAATTCCAAGCCCTGATTGCGCCCGTATTCATTTATCGGATTGGCTTTTCGCTCCGATTCGGTCATGAATCCCTGCCGATTGAGCGCGTAGCCTTTGAGGAGAGAGCGTTTGAAGAGTTTTCGGTTAAATGAGAAAGCGGTAAAATTTTGCGCCGGCGTCAGACTGTCTTTGGCGGCAGTTTGCATGGTCATCAAACCTACGCGCCAATTTTTATCCAAATTGCCGCTCAACCGCAAACCGCCCAAGATTTGGATAGGCTGCGCATTACGATCCAGACCCACCGAACGCGAAAAAAACGGTCGAAAGGGCGGGGAACCGTAGCTGCTGAACAGGTCATCGTTTTCTAGAAAAAAGGTACGGCGCTCGGGAAAGAAAATGCTGAATCGGGTCAGGTTGGTCACCTGCCTGTCCACTTCGATCTGCGAGAAATCGGGGTTGACGGTCAAATCAAGATTGAGCGAGGGCGTCACGGCTATTTTGGCATCCAAGCCCCCGTTAAACGAGCCTTGGGTGGGTTTGTCGCTCAAGTGGTCGTGCGAGGTACCTCCTGTAATGTAGGGGACCAACGATACATTCCCTTTGACCGCCGGCGGCGCTTCTTCCCAAATCAACGAACCGGTATAGCCTAAATCGTAGCCGTTAAAGTTAACAGGAACGAACGTCCAGGTAGAATATTGGTTGTTTTTCAGGTCGTTACGCTCAAAATTGATGCCCCATTTGGTTTTGGAAGGGTCGTAGCGCAGGGTTTTGAACGGAATGGCTATCTCGATGGTCCAGTAGGTATCGTAGAGTTTTGTCTGCGAATACCATTTATTGTCCCAACTGCCGTTGAGGTCGTCCGAAACAAAGGTCAACAAACCATCCCATTGAGCATTGGCGGCATTAACCCCGAAGAAAAAGCCGTTGGTTCGCTCATTGATAGGGTCAAGAATGAGCCCAAACGCATCAGAGTCCCAGAAGGAAGCATCGCGTTTGAGGGTTTGAATCACGTACGTATTGGTATCGCGGCAGACTACGCCTACGTACAAAAATCGATCATCGAAGGTCATTCGTACTTCGGTATCACGCTTGAGCGGTACATCATCCTGCGGCCAATGCGGCGCAAAATTTTTGGAAACGCTTGCTTTCTGCCAGGCAGTCTCTGATAGATCTCCGTCAATGATAATGGGTTTGTCGGTTTTGCGAATGCTGTGTTGGTATTTTTCCTGATAGGCCGCACCGCCTAAACCCACTGCTTTGTCCTGTGCAAAGGTATGTAGCGCAAGGGGAAATATACTGAGTAACGTGTAGATAGAGATTCTGAAACGCATAAATAGGCGGTGAAAAATAACGGGCCGGATGAGATGACGGTCACAAAAGTAGGAAAAGGACAACAGTCGGAAGTACAACGGAATGTTAAACGGCTTTAAAATCGGGATGAACAGTACTGAAAATGGAATAAAACGTGGGTTCGCCAACTTTTCCAAAAAAAAGCTTGTTCACTAAAAATCACCCATCTTAACAAACTAAATGAAAAAAACAGTCTCTACTTTCCTTGCTGTCTGCAGTTTCTTTGTCGCTTTTACCCAAACCAATCTTCCCAAAAGCACTTGGCGGGCAGCCCTTCAGCGCGGTGCGTATGAGTTGCCCTTCGGGCTGGAGATCAATCCCAAAGCCAATGGTAAATACGAAGTGTTTGTCCTCAATGGCTCCGAGCGTCTGGCCATGGACGAAGCGTATATGGAAGGCGATTCGCTGCACATTCCGATGTTGATTTTTGATTCGGATCTGGTGGCGAAAGTCTCAGGCAATCAACTGACGGGTTCGTGGAAGAAAAACCGCAACGGTACGTGGGTATCGGTGTTGCCCTTTAAAGCCCAAAAAGGTGATGTATATTGGTTCTCTAAAACGCCCGCCAAAACTGCAAAGAATGTAACGGGCAAATTTGCCGCCTATTTCCAACGCCCTGACCGTAAGGATTCTTCCTTTGCCGTGGGAATTCTGGATCAAAAAGGTACTAAACTCGCGGGTACGTTTCTGACGCCCACGGGCGATTATCGGTATCTGGCGGGCGATGTCATCGGCGACAGCCTTTTTATGTCGTGCTATGACGGTTCGCATGCGTTTTTGTTTCGGGCGGCCATTCTGCCCAACGGCAACATTCAAGGCGGTATGTGGTCGGGCATTTCAGGCTATCAGCCCTTTGCGGCTTACCGCGATGCCAAAGCTGAATTGCCGCCGCCTACCGCTTTGACGTATTTGAAGCCCGGTTTTGAAACCCTGGACTTTGCTTTTCCCGACACCAAAGGCAACATTGTTTCGTTGAAAGACGATCGTTATAAAGGGAAAGTGGTGGTCTTGCAGCTTTCGGGTTCGTGGTGTCCCAATTGCATGGACGAGACGCGTTTTATGGTACCTTGGTACAAAAAAAATGCCAAGCGCGGTGTAGAAATTGTGGGTTTGATGTTTGAACGTTCTCCCGAAATGAACGTATCCGGGCCGAAAATTGATTTCATGGCAAAGCGTTTCGGTGTACCGTACCCGTTGCTTTTGGCCGGGACCAACGATGCCAACGCGGGAAAATCGTTACCGGCATTGAACAAAGTGGCAGGCTACCCAACGACGATATTTATTGACAAGAAAGGTCGCGTTCGCGAGATCCATACGGGCTTTTCGGGTCCGGGGACGGGTAAATACTATGACCAATTCATTGAAGATTTTAACGCGCTCATTACTAAATTGTTGAGCGAATAGGTCTCTTTGTTGAACCGTATACTGAAGCATTGATACTGCCTATACGGTTCAACATTTTATATATATTAACAGCCCAATCTAAATGACTTCCAAGGAAAAATTACTTCTTTTTGTACTGGCGTGCCTGAATTTTACGCACATCATGGATTTTATGATCATGATGCCGCTCGGGCCGCAGCTGATGCGGTATTTTGACATTTCTCCGCGACAATTTGGCTTGCTCGTATCGGCTTATAGTTTCAGTGCGGGGCTTTCTGGATTCTTTGTAGCGTTCATTGCCGATCGTTATCCACGAAAACACATCATGCTCATTGCCTACACGGGATTTGTGGTGGGCACGTTGGCCTGCGCCATGGCTCCTACGTTTGGATTGCTGATTGCGGCGCGTACATTGGCGGGCGTTTTTGGCGGCGTATTGGGGGCTCAGGTGATGTCGGCGGTGAGTGATGTGTTTGAATATCAGCGGCGTGCCAGCGCGATGGGCGTGGTGATGACTGCCTTCTCGGTGGCGTCGGTCGTAGGGGTGCCGTTGGGTTTGTATTTGGCTTCGGAGTTCAGTTGGCACGCTCCGTTTTGGTTTGTGGGTATTTTGGGTATCGTTGTCATCGGTCTGATATGGCGATTGATTCCCCGATTGGATGGGCATTTGCAGGACCAAAGTAAGGTAAAACATCATCCTTTTGAGGCTATTACGAATATTTTGCAGGAACCCAATCAGTTGCGCGCGCTGTTACTGACGGCAACGATCATGCTGGGGCATTTCAGCATCATTCCGTTCATTGCGCCCTTTTTTACAGCCAATGCAGGTTTCAGTGAGAACAATCTTTATTTGATCTATGCCGTGGGCGGAGCCTTGACCCTCTTTACAGCCCCGCAGGTAGGGAAGCTGGCCGACCGTAAAGGCAAGTACCCCGTTTTTGTGGTGTTTGCGTTGCTTTCCATGATACCCATGTGGCTCATTACCAACATGAATACCAACTACTTACCTATTGTGTTGGGTACATCGGGGATCTTCTTTATTTTCTCCAACGGCCGACTGATTCCAACCCAAGCCATTACCGCTTCAGTCGTATCGTCGCAGCATCGCGGCAGCTTTTTGGCCATTAATACGTCGTTGCAACTGTTGATGCAATCGGTGGCAGTTTATCTGGCCGGGCTGGTCATCCAGAAAACCCCCGACGGCAAACTCCTGCATTACGATTGGGTGGGCTACGCAGCCATGGGGTTTATCTTTCTCAGTATTTTTATCGCCCGTAACGTAAAGCCGATGGATGCGCAGGTGAAAGAGGTGGCGGTGGAGTAATAAATAGAATTGAAACAAGAAAAAAAATGCCAAGACCCATTTATAAGCCTTGGCATTTGTATAATGAAGTAGACGCTTTCAGCGTGACAAAATAGAATACCTCAAAAATTCGTCACTCGTCATTCGCCCATTCGTCATTGCAAACTACGTCCATCCTTCCCGATACTGCCGCTTCACAAAAGCATTAGCAGGGTCGAAGTTGGTGATTTTCATGTTTTTGCCATCCCAAAGGAGTTTCTTACGGCCCGTAAATTTGCCGTTTTCGCGGTGGAGGTAGCTGCGAACGGCTAAATTGCCCATCAAAACGATTTCGGCTAATGGCCCTGCTTCGTCAAACGCAGAACTGGTGTAAGTACCGAATCCCGCTTTGCAGGCTTTTACCCACTGCTGCTGGTGGCCGGTGGTATCGCCTTCAACCAACGGACGCGTAGGTGTCGGGAATTTTGCCTCCTGTAACTGCCCTTTGATAAACAACTTAGGGTTATTGCCGAATAACTCACAGGCAAGCACGCCTTTGGTTCCGATGAACATCACGCCGCCGTCGATGCTGGAAAAAATTTTTTCGTAGTCGCAGCCTTCGGGGATTTTGGGTCGGATGCCGCCGTCGTACCACGAAAGGCTTAGTTCAGGGTATTTCTTAGAATTTGGATTGGGAAATTTAAAGTGAATAGAGGTGGCTTGAGGGCCGATGTCACCAAAGAACGCTTCTTTGAAAAAGTCTGCATAAACCGAACTGGCCGAGCATTCCACCGAAGTAGGGTATCCCGGTTTGAGAGCGCGAAACGGCACATCCATAAAGTGACAGCCCATGTCGCCAAGCGCCCCCGTCCCGAAATCCCAGTAGCCGCGCCAACGGGTAGGCATATAAGCTTCGTGGTACTCGCGGTAAGGAGCAGTCCCGAGCCACAAATCCCAATCCATTTCGGCCGGAATGGGCATGGTTTCTTTTCTGTCGCGCGGCGATTTGACGCCTTGCGGCCATACGGGGCGGTCGGTCCAGACCTCTACCGTATGCACTTCGCCGATCATGCCCGACTGCACGATGGCCTCGGTCTGGCGTGTGCCTTTTCCGCTGGAGCCCTGGTTACCCATCTGGGTTACCAGTTTCTTTTCTTTGGCGAGTTGGGTCAGCATGCGGGCTTCCCAAATATCGTGCGTAAGCGGTTTTTCGAGGTAGAGATGCTTGCCCAACTGCATTGCCGCACTCCCGATGACATAGTGCATGTGGTCGGGGGTAGTGACAATGACCGCATCAATGTTTTTGGCTTCTTTTTCCAATAGCTTGCGGTAATCCCTGTAATAGGGCGCGTTGGGAAATTGCTTACGGAATTTCACCGCCTGGCGATCATCCACGTCGCAGAGAGCTACGATGTTGTCGGAGCCGTTGTTGTAAGCTAACGGAATATTGACTCCTGCTTTCCCGCCGCAACCTATGGCAGCGATGTTGAGCTTATCGCTGGGTGCAACAAAACCTTTGCCCAATACATGACGGGGTACGATCATGAAGCTTGCCGCCGTGACGGCACTTCCTTTCAGAAAGCCTCGGCGGTCCACCGTTTTTTTGTCTTTGGAATTCATAGGTTTGTGATAAAATAATGATACAACTCAGGAGGAAATCAATGCGTAAGAGTGATCCCTTCGCCAATTGAAATCATTTCAAAAAGGAAAAATGCCGGTACACTGAAAAGCTGATTTCGGCAATAGTTTACTCTTACTTACAGGAGTATGCAGGAAAGTACGGGGCATGGTAGAAAAATCGGGTTTTTATCTTTCGAAGAAGAATAACTCCTAAACCAACGATGAACCTAACCGAACTAACTGACCAACTGAATTCCGTTGAAGAATACGAACGGGAACCCATTCCGCCCAAAGCTGTTAAAAAATGGCAGAGTTTTTTGGGAATGTATGCAGGAGAGCATACCGCAGGAACCGAGTTTGTCATCGGCCCCTTATTTGTGGCGCATGGGGTCAGTACCGGCGATTTGCTGGTGGGGCTGCTCGTCGGCAATGTGTTGGCGGTATTGAGCTGGGCGTTGATTTGTGCGCCCATTGCCGTGCGTGAACGCATTACGCTATATTATAAACTGGAAAAAATCTGTGGTCCTTCCCTGACCAAAACATACAATGTGGTCAATGGCCTGATGTTCTGCTTTCTGGCCGGGTCAATGATTGCCGTTTCGGCCACGGCAATAGGGATCCCGTTTAACCTCCCGTTGCCTAAATTAACCGATTTTTATCCCAACAGTGCCACGTGGGTCATCATTGTGCTGGTGGTGGGTCTGGTCACTACGCTGGTGGCGATGTTGGGTTATAACCTCATTTCATACATGGCCAATCTGGCCGCGCCCTGGATGTTTTTGGTGTTTGTTGCGGCAGCGGTGGCGGTTTTGCCGGAGTTGGGCGTTCATTCAATAGGTGATTTTTGGGACGTTGCCAATGCCAAAATATGGACAGGCGTACCCATTGAAGGTCAGTCTAAGTTTACGTTTTGGCACGTTATGTTCTTCTCGTGGTTTTGTAATATGGCCATGCACATCGGAATGGCCGATATGAGCGTATTGCGCTACGCCAACAGTTGGAAAGCCGGGTTTGGCTCCATATCGGGGATGTTTTTAGGGCATTATATTGCTTGGGTGGCTTCCGGAATATTGTATGCCATTTTTCTGCAAAACGCCGCCGACAAACTGGCGTTTGCCCCCGGACCGGTAGCTTACTATGCGGCAGGAGTGGCCGGTGTAGTGTGCGTGGTCATTGCCGGTTGGACCACTGCCAACCCCACCATTTATCGGGCAGGATTGGCGCTGCAATCTCTTTCGCCAAAATGGAAGACCTGGAAAGTAACGCTCGTAGTGGGAGCGATCACTACCATAGCCGCGCTGTTTCCGGCGTTGGTGATGAGACTACTCGACTTTGTGGCGTTGTATGGCTTGATTCTGATGCCGATGGGAGCCGTTATTTTTGCCGATGTATACCTGTTACCCAAGCTCAATCTGGCCACGGAGAAAGCCGAAAAGAACAAGTTGTCCATCAACTGGGCGGCGGGCCTTACGTGGGTATTGACGCTGGTTTTTTGTTTGGCTTTAAACTTCAGCGTTGGCGTCGAAGTCTTTTTTCTGGGTTTGCCGGGTTGGTTTGTAGCGGTAGGGTTGTATGTTGGTTTGAGCAAAATTTTGAAATAATTAATATGAAACTTCTTTGGTATATACTTGGAATAACGGGTTTAGGGTTGACCATTATCCCCGCCATAATGGTCTTCAACGGTGCATTGACGTCTGAGGTCAACAAAAACTATATGACGGCGGGAATGTTCCTGTGGTTTGTGGCCGCTACCAAATTGATCAAACGATAGTCTGCCTGTGCAGGAGAGTACAGGGTGAAGGATAAAACGCGTTCCGT
Above is a window of Runella slithyformis DSM 19594 DNA encoding:
- a CDS encoding carbohydrate binding family 9 domain-containing protein, which produces MRFRISIYTLLSIFPLALHTFAQDKAVGLGGAAYQEKYQHSIRKTDKPIIIDGDLSETAWQKASVSKNFAPHWPQDDVPLKRDTEVRMTFDDRFLYVGVVCRDTNTYVIQTLKRDASFWDSDAFGLILDPINERTNGFFFGVNAANAQWDGLLTFVSDDLNGSWDNKWYSQTKLYDTYWTIEIAIPFKTLRYDPSKTKWGINFERNDLKNNQYSTWTFVPVNFNGYDLGYTGSLIWEEAPPAVKGNVSLVPYITGGTSHDHLSDKPTQGSFNGGLDAKIAVTPSLNLDLTVNPDFSQIEVDRQVTNLTRFSIFFPERRTFFLENDDLFSSYGSPPFRPFFSRSVGLDRNAQPIQILGGLRLSGNLDKNWRVGLMTMQTAAKDSLTPAQNFTAFSFNRKLFKRSLLKGYALNRQGFMTESERKANPINEYGRNQGLEFTYSNVKGDLSAWAGYHLSQKPDISKNNDVKQLGFGYFGRNLSFFADYFGMGTNYYADMGFLNRIENATFRLDKFGKIQSDTTIRLGYQQIYSETEYTIRPKKGKVNMHTFGAETFLLWNPNGVLGEHSTGLQYSMQFQNTSNLQVRYDYNFVNALFPFTFTDSEYALPANHYRYRQYSLTYSSDYRKKFYYTTSLRSGGFYNGTLQQYSVEMNYRAQPWGNFSMAFEQNDIKLPEKYGSDRLLLVSPRVEINFSTNIFWTTFLQFNTQRNNFNVNSRLQWRYKPMSDFFLVYTDNYYTDPLFRNKNRAIVFKLNFWLTV
- a CDS encoding peroxiredoxin family protein codes for the protein MKKTVSTFLAVCSFFVAFTQTNLPKSTWRAALQRGAYELPFGLEINPKANGKYEVFVLNGSERLAMDEAYMEGDSLHIPMLIFDSDLVAKVSGNQLTGSWKKNRNGTWVSVLPFKAQKGDVYWFSKTPAKTAKNVTGKFAAYFQRPDRKDSSFAVGILDQKGTKLAGTFLTPTGDYRYLAGDVIGDSLFMSCYDGSHAFLFRAAILPNGNIQGGMWSGISGYQPFAAYRDAKAELPPPTALTYLKPGFETLDFAFPDTKGNIVSLKDDRYKGKVVVLQLSGSWCPNCMDETRFMVPWYKKNAKRGVEIVGLMFERSPEMNVSGPKIDFMAKRFGVPYPLLLAGTNDANAGKSLPALNKVAGYPTTIFIDKKGRVREIHTGFSGPGTGKYYDQFIEDFNALITKLLSE
- a CDS encoding MFS transporter, with the translated sequence MTSKEKLLLFVLACLNFTHIMDFMIMMPLGPQLMRYFDISPRQFGLLVSAYSFSAGLSGFFVAFIADRYPRKHIMLIAYTGFVVGTLACAMAPTFGLLIAARTLAGVFGGVLGAQVMSAVSDVFEYQRRASAMGVVMTAFSVASVVGVPLGLYLASEFSWHAPFWFVGILGIVVIGLIWRLIPRLDGHLQDQSKVKHHPFEAITNILQEPNQLRALLLTATIMLGHFSIIPFIAPFFTANAGFSENNLYLIYAVGGALTLFTAPQVGKLADRKGKYPVFVVFALLSMIPMWLITNMNTNYLPIVLGTSGIFFIFSNGRLIPTQAITASVVSSQHRGSFLAINTSLQLLMQSVAVYLAGLVIQKTPDGKLLHYDWVGYAAMGFIFLSIFIARNVKPMDAQVKEVAVE
- a CDS encoding Gfo/Idh/MocA family protein, with the protein product MNSKDKKTVDRRGFLKGSAVTAASFMIVPRHVLGKGFVAPSDKLNIAAIGCGGKAGVNIPLAYNNGSDNIVALCDVDDRQAVKFRKQFPNAPYYRDYRKLLEKEAKNIDAVIVTTPDHMHYVIGSAAMQLGKHLYLEKPLTHDIWEARMLTQLAKEKKLVTQMGNQGSSGKGTRQTEAIVQSGMIGEVHTVEVWTDRPVWPQGVKSPRDRKETMPIPAEMDWDLWLGTAPYREYHEAYMPTRWRGYWDFGTGALGDMGCHFMDVPFRALKPGYPTSVECSASSVYADFFKEAFFGDIGPQATSIHFKFPNPNSKKYPELSLSWYDGGIRPKIPEGCDYEKIFSSIDGGVMFIGTKGVLACELFGNNPKLFIKGQLQEAKFPTPTRPLVEGDTTGHQQQWVKACKAGFGTYTSSAFDEAGPLAEIVLMGNLAVRSYLHRENGKFTGRKKLLWDGKNMKITNFDPANAFVKRQYREGWT
- a CDS encoding purine-cytosine permease family protein, which gives rise to MNLTELTDQLNSVEEYEREPIPPKAVKKWQSFLGMYAGEHTAGTEFVIGPLFVAHGVSTGDLLVGLLVGNVLAVLSWALICAPIAVRERITLYYKLEKICGPSLTKTYNVVNGLMFCFLAGSMIAVSATAIGIPFNLPLPKLTDFYPNSATWVIIVLVVGLVTTLVAMLGYNLISYMANLAAPWMFLVFVAAAVAVLPELGVHSIGDFWDVANAKIWTGVPIEGQSKFTFWHVMFFSWFCNMAMHIGMADMSVLRYANSWKAGFGSISGMFLGHYIAWVASGILYAIFLQNAADKLAFAPGPVAYYAAGVAGVVCVVIAGWTTANPTIYRAGLALQSLSPKWKTWKVTLVVGAITTIAALFPALVMRLLDFVALYGLILMPMGAVIFADVYLLPKLNLATEKAEKNKLSINWAAGLTWVLTLVFCLALNFSVGVEVFFLGLPGWFVAVGLYVGLSKILK